The Microcystis aeruginosa NIES-843 sequence GGTATGCGACGGTGGTGGAAGCAGAAACTTAAATCGTGAGGTTTAGGAATCGCCGCACTTTTAGGGCGGCGAGGATGTCAAGATTGATATTGTTAGGGGTTGGGGGATAGGTGTTAGGCAATAGGCAATAGGCAAAAGTCCTAACTCCAGTAATCCCGTCCCCTTTTTTTATTTTTTAGCTTTATATATGGGTCGTGTTTGGTATTTTATTAAAAGTGTTATGGGAATTATCTTTCGTCATCCTGTAACTGGGGTGACAATGATTCCGCTGCTTGCTGATGGTACAATTGTTTTAATCCGACGCAGAGACACCGGCAAATGGGCCTTACCGGGGGGAATGATCGATTGGGGGGAAGATATTTTTAATACTGCTCAAAGGGAATTAAAAGAGGAAACAGGATTAAATTTAGTCAGTTTAGGGCGTTTAGTCGGGGTTTATTCCTCTTTTGAGCGTGATCCGCGCATTCACTCCATTTCATTGTTAATTGAAGTTACAGCTGCGGGTAATTTTCAGATCAAAGATACATTAGAAGTTAGTGAGGTGAGAGCTTTTAGCGTCGAAACTTTACCTCTAGGCAATCTCAGTCACGACAATGGTCGCCAACTAGAAGATTATCTCAGGGGTGCCACTGTAGTGGCTTGATTTTTTCCTAGTATCTGCCACCCTAAGTAGCTGGTTATAATTAAATTAAAAATAGATTTTAGGTTCGATCCCCCCCAACCCCCCTTAAAAAGGGGGGAGAAGAGTTCATAGTAGGGTGGGTTAGACGGCAACAATCTAGGCGTTAAAGTCAATCTAACAATCCGTCGTAACCCACCGTTTTAGTCCACCGAAAGGATGTTTGATTTATGTTTGAAAATAAGATTGATCTGGTTTTACACGCGTTAAAGGAGATGTTGGGATGATCATGATCTATCCATCAGAAATCACAAAGAAGTGGCCTCACCGCCCTTTGTCAGAAGTCGTTGATTTCCTCGATAGTAAGAGAAAACCAATTACTCAAAAAGATCGAGTGCCTGGACCATATCCATATTATGGAGCTAATGGTCAGCAGGACTCCGTGGCCGATTATATCTTTGATGAGCCTCTTGTACTTTTAGCGGAAGACGGAGGGCATTTTGGGGATGCTGATAAGACTATTGCTTATCAAGTGGAGGGAAAATGTTGGGTTAACAATCACGCTCATGTTTTGCGACCCAAAAAAGATGTCGATATTAGATACATCTGCCGTCATTTAGAAAGATATGACGTTACCCCGTTTATTACTGGAAGTACACGAGGGAAGCTAACTAAGACTGCGGCTAATAATATTCCTATTGCTCTCCCACCCCTCGAAGAACAGCGAAGAATTGCGGCAATTTTAGATAAAGCGGATGGGGTGCGACGCAAGCGCAAAGAGGCAATTAGGTTGACTGATGAGTTGTTAAAATCGACTTTCCTAGAGATGTTCGGTGATCCCGTTACTAATCCGAAAGGGTGGGAGGTTAGAGAACTAGGTGATTGTGTCAAGGATATTGAATCGGGTTGGAGTCCTAAATGTGATACGCGACAAGCCGAACCTGAAGAATGGGGTGTTTTGAAATTGGGGGCAGTAACATACGGGCATTTTAATCCTGATGAAAACAAAGCTATGCTACCAGATGACGTTCCTCGACAGGAATTGGAGATCAAGACAGGTGATTTATTGGTTACTAGAAAGAACACTTATGAATTAGTTGGCGCTTCTGCTTTTGTACAGATGACTCGCCCCAAATTAATGCTACCAGACTTGATTTTTAGGCTTCGATTAATAGACGGAATAGATCCAGTGTATGTGTGGCAAACCCTCAGCCAAAAAACAATGCGTCTTAAGTTGAGTGGATTGGCTGGAGGTACAGCAGGTTCTATGCCAAATATTTCAAAAGCGAGACTTCGTACTTTACCATTTCCGGTTCCGCCACAACTGCTTCAGTTGAAGTATAGGGAAATTTTCAATCAATTTTGGCTCAAAAAAGAGCATCAGAAAGAGTCGGAAGAAATTTCCGAAAATCTCTTTAATTCCCTTTTACAAAGGGCATTTAGGGGGGAACTGTAGCCATGACAGCTGGCGGATTACTGCCATAATCTTGTGGGAAATGCCATTAAAAAAGACCGTTGGACAATTAACCAAGATTCAGCTACCGCTGCGACGTCCTCAACAACGTCGGTTTTCGGGTAGTCTGCGTATTCGGGAGAACTCTCTAACCCTTTTTCTCTTTTTTTCCCTTTTTACCCTCATTCTCTATTTTTTCTTTTTTCTTTTATTTCCTGCTCTTAGACGGGTCGATTTTTTTGAGAAAATGGCGTTAATGTTAAATTTTATTAAGGCAATGAAAGAATTATCGGTTATCAGTTGGGAAGGTGGTGTTATATTATGGGTAGTAAAGTTGCTCAAAAAGCCAGCTACAACCATGAGCGCTCTTGTCAAACCCTCTAGCCTGATTCCCAAAGGATTGCGGGTGCAACAGATTAATAATCTCACCCTATTCAAATTTACAGATGAACTGGGCGATCGGATGCAGACGCTTCTTGACAAGAAAAAAGCTGATGATCTCACCCCGGAGGAAGTCCTTGAGCTAGAAGCGATTGGCGAACTCGACCAAATTTTCAGCTACATCAACGCTGTCATTGCCGCCAGAGTAAATGGTCATTCCTAAATCGCTTTACCATATTGTTCGACAACGCGCTAGGTTCCGGTGTGAATACTGTCACTATCCCGAACTCCTCAGTTCCGCCCCTCTTTCGATCGACCATATTCAACCCCAATCCCTCGGTGGTAGCGATACGCTGGACAACCTCGCCCTAGCCTGTCGTCGTTGCAATGAAAGGCGTTATAACTTCACAACGGGGATTGACCCAGAAACCGAGGCAGAAGCTTCACTGTTCAACCCACGCCAGCAAATATGGTCAGAGCATTTTCTGTGGTCGGCGGATGCCTTGAAAATTATCGGCAAAACTCCATCAGGACGCGCCACCTGCCACCGCCTAGATTTGAATGATGAACGTCGTGAAGAACCCTTTATCCAGAATGCCCGACGGCAATGGATAGCCGGCCAACTCCATCCACCCAAGGATGACCCACGACAAGAAATTAGTGAGACTTAAGGCGTGGTTTAAAAAAGGTTGATCGGGAGTAACAAAAGCTTAATCCTGATTATTTATTTCCCTTTTTGCCTTTTGCATGATACCATTTTTCTTTATTTGCGTCACAACGAATGAAGGTTTGGCAAGCATTCGAGCGTGGATGTCTGTCATGGATTTAGAAATTTGGTATGAGTAGAAAACGGGTTTCTCGGAGAAACCCGTTTTCTGTGCGTTACTCAAGAGTTATCGGTTATCAGTTGGGAAGGTGGTGTGATATTATGGGTAGTAAAGTTGCTCAAAAAGCTGGTCAGTTTGCTATTAGAATAGTAAACGCTGATAAATATCTCAGCCCAGAAAAGAAAGAAGTTATCCTGTTATAATAAAGTTAATTGATAAGTAGGTAGGCGTTAAAAATTATCAGATGCCCCCTTATCAAGGGGGATCCCCCCGCCTACCGGCACCCCCCTTATCAAGGGGGATCCCCCCGCCTACCGGCACCCCCCTTATCAAGGGGGATCCCCCCGCCTACCGGCACCCCCCTTATCAAGGGGGGCAGGGGGGATCGAACCTAAAGTCCATTTTTCATTTAATTATAACCAGCTACTTATTTGCTTAATTTAAGTTATGAACTTCAACCTTGATCTGGAAGATGAATTAAGTCAGCAACTACAGGCTTTATCTCGCTCTACAGGCAAATCCCAGAATGCTTTGATCCGAGAAGCAATACAGCTTTTAATTACCACAAAGGAACAGTCGCAATGGTCGTCAACTATCCTTAATTTTCAAGGGGTAAGTGATGGTATTGTTTTTGAAGCTTATAGAAAGGAACTTTCCCCACCTAGAGAAGATGAGGTGATTTAGTGCTGGTTTTGCTCGATACTTGTACGATTAGTGATTTTGTCAAAGGTGATAGCAATACTCTAGGGCAGATCAAAAATCACTGTCTGTTAATAGGTGCAACGGCGATTACTCTTGACATCCTCACCGCCGTAAACGGACGGTGATTCCTCACCACGCCACCTTTTTAGGATGGTCGTTGAATGGGGTTGACGCAGATAGCGAAAAACGCTTAATTGCTTAAGTCTGACTCTTTCGACCCGTCCGTTTTGAGTGTCCGGATGCCGGACGGCCACTTTGAACAAGTCGAAAAAATCTAATGTTCAACCTTATTTCCTAGAAAGTTTTACTCGTTCAAGGCCGAATTTGAATTCTTTTCTGAACAAAACCCCCTACTATCTGTGGTCAAGGTTCAGTTTTTAGCTTGGTTATCGCTTTTTCCATTGTAGCTTAAAGCCGTCCTAAAAGGACGGGGTTTTAACCCAAATTTTCGATAATCTTAAATTGAATAGGACTTGCTGAAAAAGTAGGGGCGAAGCATTCGGACAGGAAATCTACGGTTTCAGCGATAGGTTATACCCGAATGCTTCGCCCCCAGAGGACACAATCGCCTTTTAGGAATAATTGGGGGGAAAATTCAGGGACTTTTTCCCTGAAAATTAGGTAAAACCCCACACTCGGCCCCCACGAAAAACTTTTTGCCGCATACCCTAAATACTGGCTTTCTGTCTTTAACGGCTGATTCCGCGAAGTTGCTCCAGAAGTTGATCAAGAATGTCTTCCATCTCTTCCGGGCTTCTGCCCATCCTGACCGGTCCGCGCAGAAACTCTTTAACCGTTATCTTTTTATCGCGGAAGTCACGGACAAAATTATAGATTTTTTCGGTGGATTGAACTTGTAATTTCATCTCCTCTAGCATTTGCTCAATCGGGTCGATGCCATCCTTCTCACAAGCGCGACTGGCCCTCACCATCTCGCCTTCCGGGGTATTTCGCACCGAGCGCAGTTCTCTTTTCAGGTTCTCGTATTGCTTTTTGAGTAGTTCGTTATTGGTTTCAACCCTCTCGCACTGTCGTTTGAGGTCGCTTTCCGATGAGCCTTCAACCGCGAAAGAGTCCCCCATTTGATGCTGTCGTTCGATTTCCAGCAGTCTGGCAATATCTCCCTCTTTATAGGCGCGGTTGACTTCCTTCATAATCTCGTTGTGACGCATCCGAGTTTCGGGGTCTGTAACCTTGTCGGGGTGAAAAATCTCGGCCATTCTCAGGAAAGTGCGGCGTATTTGTCTAGATTCAGGAGATTTAGGCGAGCTTTCAGGTGATAGCTCTGTTCCATCATCGTGACGGCCGTAGGAGTCTCCCCCAGAGAAGAAATCCTGCGCGGATTGCTCCGATGCTCCTTCTGGTTCTTCGTCTCCGAAAAGTTCGTCTAGTTCTTCATCTCCATCGTCAAATTTTGGGCTAATCACCCCCGTTAACTGAAGTGTCTCGTAAATTCCGAGAATCCTTTTTTTTGTCTGCTGCCCCAATTTTCTAGCAGTGAGGATTTCGTCAAAAAGGGCGTGTATTTCGCGGTCGAGGTCGGTAAGTTTTTGATAGAGAGGTTGCCCTCTCTGGAAAATCTCCGTCGCTAAGGAACGCATCTGGTCGAGGAATTTCTTCAGTTCGTTGCGTTTTCTGCCAATCTGCTTGAGGAGCCACTGGTGCTCCTCCTCTAAAGCTTGGAGACGAAAATGTAGGGAAGACAGAGCCAAGGAAGGAGAGGTAGGCGAATCAGAGGAGTTCGGTGATTTCGGCTTTTTAGATCTGGTCATTACTTTGGGGTGAAAGATTAGGGGTCGAGAAGGTCGTCACCGACCTCCCCTCCCATTCAGAACCGTGCGTGATACTTTCGCATCACACGGCTCCTAGTTTGACTGTTCCCTTGTTAAGGATACAGCTTGACTTCTTTTGGTTGTCCTTGTATTATCTATACTAACTTCTAATGGTGTTAGCGTAGATGATTTTGGGCTTCCATCAGATGCCGATTTATCATCGTGACAGTGGCGGTGTAGTAATTGAAGGTTCTTGTATTCATCCTTTCCGCCTAAGCTTAGAGGGTGAATGTGGTCAACTTCAATTAAATCCGATGGGGTGAAATACTGCCCACATCGGCTACACTTGCCTTGTTGCTTTTTGAGTAGTTTGGCTACTCTTGTCGGTGTGTCGATTGCTTGTCCTCGTCTGGTCGCCCAGTAAGTCCAATTTCCGTCAAATGGTGATGCGTCGGGGCGTACTAGGGTATGTCTGACGATTGGTGTCCAATTATGTTTCCATAGATAGAGACCGTTTTTGGTTTTGAATAACCAAGATTCGTGTCTTTCTTTCCCATTGCTGAGTTTAACTGTATCCGGTCTAAAATAATTTCTCAGCTTTTCGTAGTTCGCTTTACCGCATCTTGATACTGTCCATGCCCTTAACATTAACCAGGTTGTATTGTCTAGTTTATTGAAGGTATCCATAGATACTACTCCTGAGTAGTAGTTAGCCCAACCTCTAATGA is a genomic window containing:
- a CDS encoding NUDIX hydrolase; the encoded protein is MGRVWYFIKSVMGIIFRHPVTGVTMIPLLADGTIVLIRRRDTGKWALPGGMIDWGEDIFNTAQRELKEETGLNLVSLGRLVGVYSSFERDPRIHSISLLIEVTAAGNFQIKDTLEVSEVRAFSVETLPLGNLSHDNGRQLEDYLRGATVVA
- a CDS encoding molecular chaperone DnaJ, producing the protein MTRSKKPKSPNSSDSPTSPSLALSSLHFRLQALEEEHQWLLKQIGRKRNELKKFLDQMRSLATEIFQRGQPLYQKLTDLDREIHALFDEILTARKLGQQTKKRILGIYETLQLTGVISPKFDDGDEELDELFGDEEPEGASEQSAQDFFSGGDSYGRHDDGTELSPESSPKSPESRQIRRTFLRMAEIFHPDKVTDPETRMRHNEIMKEVNRAYKEGDIARLLEIERQHQMGDSFAVEGSSESDLKRQCERVETNNELLKKQYENLKRELRSVRNTPEGEMVRASRACEKDGIDPIEQMLEEMKLQVQSTEKIYNFVRDFRDKKITVKEFLRGPVRMGRSPEEMEDILDQLLEQLRGISR
- a CDS encoding ribbon-helix-helix protein, CopG family — encoded protein: MNFNLDLEDELSQQLQALSRSTGKSQNALIREAIQLLITTKEQSQWSSTILNFQGVSDGIVFEAYRKELSPPREDEVI
- a CDS encoding HNH endonuclease, yielding MVIPKSLYHIVRQRARFRCEYCHYPELLSSAPLSIDHIQPQSLGGSDTLDNLALACRRCNERRYNFTTGIDPETEAEASLFNPRQQIWSEHFLWSADALKIIGKTPSGRATCHRLDLNDERREEPFIQNARRQWIAGQLHPPKDDPRQEISET
- a CDS encoding restriction endonuclease subunit S translates to MSEVVDFLDSKRKPITQKDRVPGPYPYYGANGQQDSVADYIFDEPLVLLAEDGGHFGDADKTIAYQVEGKCWVNNHAHVLRPKKDVDIRYICRHLERYDVTPFITGSTRGKLTKTAANNIPIALPPLEEQRRIAAILDKADGVRRKRKEAIRLTDELLKSTFLEMFGDPVTNPKGWEVRELGDCVKDIESGWSPKCDTRQAEPEEWGVLKLGAVTYGHFNPDENKAMLPDDVPRQELEIKTGDLLVTRKNTYELVGASAFVQMTRPKLMLPDLIFRLRLIDGIDPVYVWQTLSQKTMRLKLSGLAGGTAGSMPNISKARLRTLPFPVPPQLLQLKYREIFNQFWLKKEHQKESEEISENLFNSLLQRAFRGEL